From Streptosporangium album, the proteins below share one genomic window:
- a CDS encoding VOC family protein has product MEVLSGRILVRPADPERSRRFYRDVLGLAVYREFGPPEDPGLVFFLGQGFLELSGRSDGAAAGISAIWLQVRDLSAEHVRLRDAGVGVVRPPQREPWGLIEMWIEDPDGVPIVLVEIPGDHPLRRDQR; this is encoded by the coding sequence ATGGAAGTACTGAGCGGCCGCATCCTCGTGCGTCCCGCCGACCCCGAGCGCAGCCGCCGGTTCTACCGTGACGTCCTGGGGCTGGCGGTCTATCGCGAGTTCGGCCCTCCCGAGGACCCGGGTCTGGTCTTCTTTCTCGGGCAGGGGTTCCTTGAGCTCTCCGGCCGGTCCGACGGAGCGGCGGCGGGGATCTCCGCGATCTGGCTCCAGGTCCGGGACCTGTCCGCCGAACACGTACGGCTGCGCGACGCGGGGGTCGGCGTGGTCCGCCCGCCGCAGAGGGAGCCGTGGGGGCTGATCGAGATGTGGATCGAGGATCCCGACGGCGTGCCCATCGTCCTGGTCGAGATCCCCGGCGACCATCCCCTCCGCCGTGACCAGCGGTGA